One Dermacentor albipictus isolate Rhodes 1998 colony chromosome 10, USDA_Dalb.pri_finalv2, whole genome shotgun sequence genomic window, AAGTATTGTGTTCctttgttaaaaataaaaaagctgGGCTTCAGGCAGAAAGACATGATGGATGCCTTAACTTAGATATACTTTACCTGTTCTCAGCGTATGAGGTTGACCCAAGCAATTATGTCGTAATAAACTATGTACAGTGAAACCGGTAGAGAGTTCAATATATGGTTAGTAATTTTAGTTATGCAACATTGCCCATATAACGAAGTTAAACAAGTTTTTGTGATGCATCCGTGAAATGCAGAATACTAATTTGAAGGGCAGGAAAGAAGCAGGGAAGCAATATTACCGTGGCCAACAAAGCTACGCGTAATCAGCACTAAGTTTGCCTGTGCATTAATGACTTTTTTTAAGCGTCGCTAAGAATGACGTTCTCGAGAAGCTAGGCTGTGTTGACGAGCTCCATGGGCAGTTAGCCTCAGTATCGATTCAGCGCATTCTCCATAGAAAGTTCCTCTTGAATTGACGATCGAGGTGGCTCCTCACACACAATGGCTCGACGCGGACATAAAAGTTCGATATATGGAATGTTTTCTCTTGAGTAATTTCAAATAAATATTCTCTAATAAATTTGGCTTATCTATATTGATAATCTTCATTCTATTTCATTACGTTCTGGGTCAACTCCATTTCAATTATATGAGAAGAATAACAAGTTGCTGCAAAGTCTCAATATTCCCTGCAAAGTTAGGCAACTTTCGGAGAGCCTTGTCATTTTATGTTACAACAGACACACCGAGAGTATAGGGTCAACAGCTTCAAGCAAAGACAGCACACAAATTAGACTTATACATTCATCTTCACTAGTAATGCATTATATAGCTTCCGCTTGTGGATGTACCTGTCCCTTTGTTTTCCTTTAAACAACAAGGGACCGTCACGCAAAGCAAAGCATTGAGATGCAACATACATATCTTAATGTTGACGTCTTCTTTCCAGAAATGTATCCTCTGAAAACGCTATCATCACCTAGCGTAGATGACATAATGAACAGCCCACCTGCCACGTCCGTAGATTCAGTGACCACAGCAGGGTCACTACAGTAGCTCACATCACAGTTCACAATGGAAACGTTGTACTTTGTCCACGGCGCAAGGTTGGTCACGTTGTGCACGACTCTCTCGCCGGCACTTTCCCCAGAAACTTGGATATCAGCTTGCTTAACGCCTTCCGGCGTTAGTGGAGCGGCTGTCAGTTTCCACGTAGCAGCATCGGAGTCTATTGACCAAGAGAAGGTTAGGCTTGTGCCTGCGCGCTCCATAAGTTGTACGTTCTTCGGAGGAACTGAAATGGCAGCAAGCCCAAAGGGCGCATGTCACACATCACAGCAGATGAGGAAATAATAGACAATCGCATCAGAGAAAACACatcaaaaatattttattttttaatgaagccaagaaagttgaagaaaaattgacGAAAGTTTACGAAATAAGTGGCCGCACTTGGGGGTGTGGTAGCAGAAACATCTTTCGCGTGAACCCCGCGGTATACTGTACTACTTAGGGTATACCCTTCATTGGCAaatgcgaaataaataaattaggcagTAGCATAAACACTTAACTAGCTTCTAAGCATGAATTGCTTTAGCAACTAAGCTATGCAAGTCATCTTGAACTAAGGAACAACGCGAAGGTCGAGGATGCAGAATGGGCAGAGAACAACCACACAACTTCATTTTTGCGTTAACTTTCTTTGTATTTCCAGATTTCGATAAAAGAtaacaagtaatttctcctgtgtTCTTTAATGTTATTATTGTGCGTGCTTTACCAACTTGAAACCAGGAACGACTTTACGCTGTCGCAGCCGAATACAAGGAGAAAACAGAACGGGCACATCTTGCACACGATTTAATTGAGGTCGGCCAGCTGCTCTTCTCTCCTAAATCAGTTGTACACTAAGAACTCTAAATGGGCTTCAGTAGTAAATTACGCTACAGGTGCGGCTATCTCTTTAAGGAACGGGAACTTTGCTCAGATCGGTTACAATTAGTCGTTTAAACATAAATGGCAAACGAGCGAAGGGCGGGGGCTGAGGTCCACCAGCTGTTAGCGACAAATTGAAGCATGGTTTCTTTAGCTCAGTAACGATGGCCAATAAGTACTTTGCTGCCAGAGAATTGCCCATCGACGATTTTTCCGTTTGGTACTAGTCCTATTCGCACCACCTTTCTGAGTCCCTTTCACGGACCCGAGCTCTGGGGCATTGAGTAATCATGCacaatcatatcatgagaagccaacaaagacgccaaggacaacttaggggaaattacttgtacttactaattgaaataaacaaaatgaTAAATGGTAATGATGACGACAATGATAATGATTGCTCAGATATTTTTCTGAGGCAGTAATAGGTAACGctaatcaatttcatttctcgaAGAAGTAATTGTAATTTAATCGGTCATGTTCTTCTGCAATGTGTGCAAGTATGCTTAGATTAGACGCAATTGCTGTACCTAACTAGCTCCGATGAAATGAACCCCGCTGATATTGACGCAATTGTTTTAAACTTTGGTGGTTTTTCACATACATCCGTTACTTCCAGTGAAAAGTGTAGGAGCACCTCCTTTCTAATGAATTACTACTTAACGCCATCGCAGAATTTGGTATATGACTCGCTTTTAGACACTCGGAAATGGTTACTATGTTATTCACGACTCACACGCTTACTTGCGGGCAGTGCGACTTTCTCTCAGTACTATAAACTTAGTTTAAAAGTACATCTCTTCCACATTTCGTTGGCGCAGCAAGAAATAATTGCAGCCGGCAGAACGACTCGAAAGTACTTTGATGATAACTGTTTTCCCACTGTTATGATTTAAGCATTTAAGTGTGTGTTCACCTTGTTTTACGTCACTTATGGTTCTCATACTTCTCTACACTTCTTTATTACCCGACAGTCCTGGTCTGTATATTATCCGAAACCCGTTCATAGATGTTAATGAATAGTAATCTTGAACTGGCACTGAATGTCTGTGACTCACCCTCAATACAATGCGATCAAGCAGCATGAAGCACTCAAAACGCAATAAGAGCGACACGAAAGGCCGCTCAAAACAAAACATTCATGTCACACGGCTAGTCCGCTAGTCTGTTCATCCTTAACCGCAAACGTTTAAGTAATTCCGGGAAAAAGCAGAATTTCCCGTTGGTTCTATGTTACGTGCTCTGATCTACAGAGTTAGCAGTGTTCTAGGTACTTCGCAGATTACAATCAAAGCACTGACGTCCTAACAATTTCAGTTTCGAAATGCCAAGTCTTGTACAGAAGTTCTGTCACAAAGCATGCGCAGACGAGACCTGTTTATAGGGCTGTGGTCCGTGAGTATTTTTGAACATCCGCATATTGAAAATCGTGGTCGGCAATGCGTTGGCGGGTGACGTTACTTACATAGCCCTTCAGATGAAACTTGAAAATCGAGTGCTGTCGCATTTATGCGCTGGTCAGCTGAGTTCAAAACGAATGGCTGTAGTGAACATTCAAATGTTTCTTTAGGCTTGCGGAGAGCCAGTAAAACTTGGGTTTCACTGTCGACGTCTTTCGATGATTCTTGACCAGTACTCAGGCCTCGGCATTTTACTGTATATCCGTCGAAGTCCTTGCAACCATCTGGAGCGTCCCAGGAAAGGTCGAGAAGGGTACCGTTCACAATTTTCTGCTTCAAACCTGTAACTGGCCCTGGagttgcacacacacaaaaaatgacgTTGTTTAAACGCAGCCCTCACTTAATATCATTGTACGTGCACATCAACATAAATACATTTTGCTTTTCGTGTTTGGTACATGTGAGCCTTCTTCCCTTGAGAATTACTGTTTGTTCAACGAAATGTTTCCTCATTTTGTCACTGCGGTTGAGGTTACATGTGTATTAAAGTGTAGCATTCTTTTGTTTTCGTGCAGCCTAAGAACGGAACTATTGTGAAAGCTTCAGGCTGCACACGTGAAGAAACCCCCAAAAAATTGCACGGAAAAAAGTGTGCATTAATGTACCTTCCTCACACTTCAAATTGCAACGCAAGCTGCCCTGCGGACGTTAAGATATTAAGGGACGTTGTGTATAGACCACTCATAGTGATCTTCACGACCGATCGAGGAAGGCTTCGTGATTTCGCTGTATTCTTCAGTCTTTTTCTCGTGGAACATGAACCACAACACGGGTTTTTACAACGCTTTTACCACAGTTGCCTTTTCAAAAGTTACAGAATATGTCTATTCAAAAGTCATGAAACAGGTACAAATTATAATTTGTGCATATTCAGTACGTTGCGCCACTAAAAGAAACAGACAAAATGTCGtcaaaaggaaacaaacaaaaatgcagACCTACCATACGCAACATAGTTACGACGATTAGGGCATTGCACCCTTGGCTTATAGTAAAACTAAAAAATGCCGGAAAAATTGGTACTTCAGGAGCTACACAGCTTGGAATACAGGTATTTGTCTCTGCACATTAGAATAACGTGATCATTTATTATGTAGCAAAAAATATTTACACATGTCGTACGAGTTAGGATAAATACGAGTAATGCGATCTTTCAAAAAAGATATCCGACAACTTCAGAGACTGCTCACCTGGAAGATCGGTAGTTCCAATAACAAATGTCGGTTTGCTGCAAAACACGTCGTGGCAATTTCGAATAGAAACATTGTAATCGGACGCCGGTGCGAGATCTGTGAATACGTGTACCACCACCTTCTCCTGGCTCTCTCCGTGCTCATCGGTATCATCAATCTCGCATTCGGTATCTCCTATTATCTTTGCTGAAATTTTCCACGCACCGGGTGTAGTATCAACAGACCAGGAATATGTAAGGCTTGTGGAAGTACGTTGAAGAAGTGTAACATTTGTTGGAGGAACTGCAAGAGcaccaaataaaaagaaaataaatgtttttgttgGCTACTATACATAACACATGCAATCAATATGCGTCCAATGCTGTTTGCCATCCACACTTTATCGCTTAAAACAAGAACTTATTAATGGAGTGTACTTCTGTGAAGTCGGATAAAATGTAGCACTCGCTTCAAGCACTTCGAAAAATGTCTGTTGGCGAATACAAAAGTCCAAATACACCTAGAGGACTGCTTAATGTCGTACTTCAGTTGGTCTAGAAACGGCCGAGGTGGCGGCATCTATATTATCATGACTtcatgacaaagaggaatactccaTGTCATATAGCAATGACATTATGCGCGAATACGTCGGTCATAAAAAAAACGGAAAACTCCACGTATTTGCTGCCGCTATGCGCGCGCGTGTGGCAGCCAGAAAAATCGAAGGAAAAGAGCGAGGCCATGCAATATGACGTCGCGAAGCCTCCGCTATATTTAAATGTTAATGACGTGATACCTTCATTGCTCGAAACCATTCATATTTTATGTTAATTCGGATAACGTCGAAGATTACCTGGTATTTGAAACCACGTTAAACCGGTTTAGTATTTTGTGTACAACACTGTGCGACGAACATGAACATTCAAAGTACCTTTGCCAGTTTTAAGACAGCGAGTAACTGACAAGGCAGTGTGGTTACGGGTCCAAATGTGGCAACTAGTTCAAACAGATTGGTGAAAAGAAAATCTGTTGACCTCAACAGCGCCTCTCAATCATATCATGCCGTGCATTCACAGGTGACTTGTAAGTCGTCCAGGAGACCTTTTCGTCTGTCCAGACAGTTTCCTCATTGCATTAGTAACACCATTATTGTTTGTGACTAACCTAGGAGTAACAATTTCGGAGCCTTCTGGTAAATGCTCAGAAGCATCGCTACATTATTAATGAAGGCTGCAAGCAAAAAATATAAAGGCCAGTTCTACGGCAATTTGCACGTCATTTAAGAAGATAATGTGCACCGTATCTCTGAAaattgtctttttcttttgtgtttctgcATTTATTGTAATTATCGTCATCAAGACTCCTCCAACCAAAAATTGAAGGACGAAAGATGCGAACACAAGTACTGAGTCCAATGTGATATCTTACCTTACTGCGAAACGGTAAATGACATatatacacacgcgcacacacacacctatatatatatatatatatatatatatatatatatatatatatatatatatatatatatatatatatatatatatatatatatatatattcacaagTGTCACAGCCACCGTACCGTTTTGCCATATCAGTGAAAACCACTTTAACAACATTTATCTGCCGTCACTGAGAGAGGCTTTTTACTGCTTCTCTGCAGTACTCATGTATCTAGCACTGTACGAAATACCTTATATACAAAGGGCCCAAAGTTGCATGTGGGCCTAAAGTAAAAGACTGTTAACACTAAAGCAAAATGAAGATTTCAATCATTGACGTCAGAATCCCCTTGATCTGCATAAATGCCCTGCATAAAATGAGAACATGTTTTGACACATTATTTCGTATGTTCCGCACATAAACTGAGGTAAGTATTTCTGTTGACGGATGGATTGCTATGTAGCATGTTTCATTGATGGAATAAAGTTTATTTATAGCAAAACAATAGACACAGCGTACGTCACAAATGCATTTAGCACGTGTTTTACTCACCGATTTCACCAGTTGACACACTGAATGTAGTTGAGGGCCCATTAACGGCCACGCCACTTTCGTCTGTCCTCACTGCGGTTATGGAACATTCAAATGTCGTCAAGGGCTTGTGGAGAGACACAGTGAGGTGTCCTGATGGTGCAGGGCCTTTAAATTCACGTTCGTATCCACTCTCGTTGTGTCTGCAGATGAGTGCGTAAGTATACGCTTGTGTGACGCCACCTGGTGCATCCCATTTAATGTCCAGAACAACACCATTGGTCACTTTTTGCTCCAAGTTTGTGAAAAGTTTGACATCTGCAAATAAAGACAGTAGACATTGATAATTCAGCAATAACGCAAGTCAAAACAACCATAAGAGTAGGATTATCAGATGGACGAAGAAATCCGGACAGGGAAGTGTTAATTACGGTCTCTTTGGAACTCTACATGCTAGAGCAAGAACTGGTTTGGTATTTGTATCATTGTACTCACACGTATTTTTCCTGAACACGCTCTCTTCTACCGTATTCATGTAACCAAACTTTCATATGTTTCAGGAATATGGCCAGATACTCTTGAAGATATGATTTACAGATCAGTGGTTTCAACGTGACAGGTCGGCAGGTGACAAAGTTAGCCACAAAAGCTTCCCGCCAACATACTTTTCTGGACAATATCGTTGGCACGCGTCATATTATCCAACAAGGCTCCATTGTGGTGGTCAACAAACTATATATTCACTCTCATGTGGTAAATTGTGGCTGGCTGGATGCgcataattcagttttcttttaaaaaattatACTCCCCGATGCAGACTTGGAGACGCAGTTACCCTGCGAAACGTCAGCTACACGAGACTGTTTCCTTGATTATTCATTAAGCTTGTATTACCTTAAGCTTAATGCTTAAATATGCACTTACCGTcctattctttcattttttttcaagcCCAACCACAGATTACCAGTAGAACACTTCATTGCCATATAAGATATTCCCCAGTGGCTGAGAGTTTCTTGTCTCCACCGCTTGACCGATACTAGTTGGCGTAAAAGCATGATCTGTCAATGGAAAGTGCAGGCGATGCGCTTTGCGAAGAACAACAGCGTTCGTGAAGTAACTTACCATACCGGTATTTGCGATTCTGTTGATTGCCGATACCTTTCAATGGAAACGGGGAATATAATGTATGCTTGAACAGTGCGCAGTACATGCATTAAACATCGTCGTGGGGTAAATGAAGGCGCTTACAACTGTGTATAATATTATAAAGAAGAAACTTCTTTGCCGTAAGCTTGGCATATGAATTAATAATGAGCTAACTGGGAAACTTGGGCGAATCAATATATATGCTTGCATTGTTGGTATTAAAGACAGCCACAAGGAAAGCACATGTCTTATAAGTAATAAAACACGCGTATAAAAATGCAGACGTGCAAGCGTCGATTTTAGGCATGCTGAGTACAATTCACGCATTAGAAAAGATACAACCGTCATAGTAGTATCGTAGTACTTGACGAAATCTCGATAAACTTCGCTCATAGCTTTCCGAAATGCTTGGCTCACCATTTTCCGATGGAGAAGAATGCAGACTTTCTTCCAATGCTTCAGTAACACCGGTGGGTGTCTGGGGTGTTTTTCAGAAGAGGAAAAAGTTGGTCGACTGTCAGGTTGCAGCATAAGGCACATTGCTTTGTGACTATTGAAAGCAGCACGTTTGTTTCGGAAAAGCTATTCGTTTAGTAATTAAGAGATGAAGAGCTAAAGAGCTAAAGACGGAGCCGTTTAGCTGCAGTGGTATAAGAAAACTTGCATGTTGAAAGAAAAGCTATTCCCTGCAAAAAGACCCATAGAGACGCTTTGTTATTTTAATTATCATCTCCTCATCTTTGTCTTTAgttttaaaatttttgaaaaAGGTGAAGAAAATTGGAGAACGCTGGTATTTATTATCTCAACGAGTTCCGCGAAATTTCTGTATTATGGAATTTTTCAGGTATCGCGCATTCCGTATTTTATCAGATTAGTATACTCGCATGAATTGCATACACTGTATGCAAACAGCGGTAGTTTTGCTTACTATGCACAAACTATCACTGCTAATAGTAAGACTGAAGTTAGGGCCACTTTATTGAACATTGTATGAATAGATGCGCTACTTTGCACAAAACCAATTAAGAACGACTTCGAAAGAAGAGGGCGTGCTCTCTGTCGAATGCTTTCCTTGTTTTACGCAAAAACTCACATTAATTTCATACAACAGTATGACTACAAGGCACATTTATGCATACTCTGCTTAAATAAGTGTGCTTCGTTTGCCGCGGTAATCATATACCCTGTTGGAAGTATGTTCCCGGTGACATGGGATATACTACGTCCACATGGAACATCTTTTCCAGCATTAAATAAGTTCCTAAGGCTGAAAAACCAATAGCCGTGTTTCTGTTCGCAGAAGCTCGCAGAAGCGCGCAGAAAAGTCAGGACAAACTTTCTGCTCCCTAACGTGTCTGGATTTTTATATAAACATCATTTATGCCATTTCTGTAGCGAAGTTAACGGTCTATTGTCTCCACTTATGTATAGTCGTCACTTATTTTCCTGTTGCTAAACTTATATTTTAGAAATTTCAGCAGCGAACACAGAATTGGGCCTACATGTCCGCAGTGTTGAATTGCATGTCCGCAGCATGTCCGCGAAGCATGTCCGCAGCGTTGAAGAGAAGGTTGATAAAAGGTGGAGTGAATCCTTACAGGTTGGCAGCTTGCGGCGGGACATGCGATAGCAACTGGCAGTTGAGTAATAAGGCAAAAAGTTAGGTCTAGCATTTTCAACATAGAAGGCAGCAGCCGTGTTCCTTACAGTCACTTTCAACAAGAAAACTAAGATTAAGGAAAAGTAAACTGAAGGGAACACGCAAGCTCTACTTGAGTCGTTCGTGCTAACCCTTCGGTTAGTTCTTTAAATTCGAGCCGACTAGCGCGAGAACGCGTTTTGCTAAAAGAAAAACAGGTTCCTTGCAGCTTAGTGACGCCACACAGAAAGCGCGGCCGGTAAGTTCAAGACATGAACTTACAGTATCGGTAAGAGCTTCGGTATCCTGAGCTATTGCTCCGGTGACGCCGAAAACGAACATCAACTGCACCAAACACCGTTGATAATCCATTGAGATGACACCATCGGTCTGTAACTCACACACGCATCGTCGCTCGTCTCGACGGACCGACAAGCTGTTTGCAGGAGCCCCTTATCTCCTGGGAAAAGGTGGGGCGGAACGCCAAGGCTGAAGCGCAATAGCGATTCCTTCGAGTGTTTTCGCCGCGTCTCCCACATTCTTCGAGAGAGCACTGAGCCACATTTCGTGAGGTCTCACCTCGTAGCGTACCGATAAGGTGAAACTAATGGCTCATTTGACTTCTTCCTTTGAAAAGCACTGCATTAGCTCAACAAAAAATTACGTGATACGCAGTACAAAAATATTTGCACCACTGAgggtgctttttttctttgctaacaCCCTCACCATAAATGTGCGATAAATCGTTGGTTGAGAACAAATGAAGGTTTAGTTATTTACGACATTTTCTTGCAAGCAGACGTGAGTATATATAGGGGCAACAGACGACACACAAAGCAGGAAATGAGCTTCAGTAACTACCGCTCTCAACCTCTCGTTTTAAATATTTAGGTGCGTCCCAGGATATCCGAATTAGTACGTTGTTTTCAGCAGCGGCTTCTCTCACAACACTTATAGTTTCCGCTGGTtgttgcgtataataaaacaaaCCTAGAACGTTAAAAGTAAGGGTCTTATCCATGTGAAGAACCAGTGCACCTAAGGGTGCAAGAATATTTACTGTATACCCCTGCCACATGGGCCAATTTAGGGTCTCTTTGGACGAGTGCCTTCACAGTTAGTGTCACTCACAGGCTGTCAAACAAAAGGCTTAGTAACCCTCGAGTAGAACGAACTCATTAGGAAATGCGTTCGTGGAACTAGCTTCGCTttgttgaagagagagagagaaaggcataggaaagacagggagggtaaccagagattatctccggttggctgccTTGTActggggggaggggaaaggggatgggACAGGTGAGAGAGGGAAGCattaaaaaattaagaaaaaaaactacacagacacgcacgtacacacaaactgtttctgtgggcgctgtcacgcagcccgcaaaggcgttcctagtgttatgcagtgtcaccgtacaatcctgtgTCACAAGGGTTAGTGACAGTCTGTCAGAAAGTACAGTGTCTTTTAAATGCCGCAggagcgccttcatagccgatcgcgctgatgttcccgtaggccagtttccaaggatcttgttttctgtcattgggcgcttgtccagtttgtctagggtggctgagaggactgctcctTGCGGGTTAAAACGAGACCACTGAAAAAGACGGTGTGCGATTGTTTCACTGCAcgcgcagaagtcacaaagtgggctgttgggcATTCAGATAAGGAAAGAGTACGCACTTGAacatgctactccaagccatagacaagctagaagggtgcagtcgcgtcgtggaagctcgggcggaatacggagttccACTGAGCTAGTGTCAGGTCATGTgcaagtacggcaagttttttcgctgcatcggctctcgaaagaggaatggcaacgcaggtGACGCTGTCATGGGCAGATCGAGCCGCTTCGTCTGcgcgatcattgccatgtatgccacagtgactaggcaaccactgatatatgatattgTGTCCtgcgtcaactatgcgatggtgtatactTCTCTCATCtatgcgacgagctgctcatatGATCCATGTCGCAGTGCTGAGAgcacactctgtagggctgccttggaatcacagaagactgggtggttcctcctgaatgaaataaagagccgcacgcaaggctaccaattcagcagctgtcgttgatgatataTGTGACGTTTTTAGTTGTACTTTGActgatcttgttggtatcaccacagtaGCAattgaacttgcagatgtgacagtcatcgatgtaaacgtgtacgcggtcgctgtgcacctcatgtaaaagttatGATGTGGCCTGTTTCAGGACAAACGATGGAATGTTAGCCTTCGTGATTCCTGGGTCGATGAGGCGTATTTCAGATCTGCGCAGGCACCATAAATGTGAGGATGATCTCGCGGCAGGCAtatagttcgatggcaatgaggcaCGCTTGGCAGCATTTATACGACTGATAGTTGCGTGTGgtctttctgcgggtagagcgacAAGAttgtgagaaggtagtcgggcaacgtggcgaatatacGCCCTGAAAGTGTCAGTTACCAAGTATGTTGATATTGGGTGGTCTCGAGCTATGGtaccacgactcaacaccaaacgttccgtggagtaccgcaaggtggAGTGGTGAGTCcaacgctattcaacctagtgctcgttggcctagtcagatgcttgctcaacacagttcaagtatcaatctatgccgacgacatctgcatttgagcGTCGGCTGTAACACGattgcaggtacgagcacggctacaaaaggaaGCTAGGTACCTTAAGATGACTGTACTTGGGAAATCaaaacttagagctgtcttcagagaaatgctgccttgttactttcactcggaaggcaatgaagcgttactctgtaagtgtcaacggagAAGCAGTTGCAAATACACGGatacaccgctttttaggggtaattatcgaccacACAATTTCACAGAGCCCGTATGTTTCATACTTAAAGAAGAGGTTGATGACAaaaatacatctcctcaaatatttcggcggaaagtcatggggcacatcggtgcggtcaatgctgcagctttataacaccttgttcctcggtttcgcaagatacagcctccctgtgcttggtaacacctgcaaaacaaacccgcgtgtactccagggactacaagctcgagccctaaggacgtgtcgcTTTGTTGAAGTGTGTAACATCGCCCACAGGGATCTAAGAATAAATAAAATCATACACATTTCCGTGATGGAACGAAGTGTTAAACTATTATTCGGGATTTCGAATGTTAGGACTGTGCCCATGCGATGAAATCCCTATTTCCACCTTGCTTGACTACAAAAGCCATTTCGTTTTCCAGGCATCAATGCTTCTCCACTCTGAGCACCTACGCACACATGCAGCGCATCGCTGGAGTGTTGAATGCAGTTACCGCCTTGCCTTCGCCCATGAATATTCAGCCTCATAATACAACTCTGTACATTTGGCATAAACTAAGTAGATGTGCTGGCTGATTTACCGATCGACATTGTCATCGATTACAAATGACATTGTTTCAAAAGTGACACTTGCTCAGAGACTCACTAAGTTGGCCTGTCTGTCGACATGTAAGAGAAAAAGCCAACATTTGTGCAAGCATGCTTAATAAGCGCGTGCTTTTAAAACGACACTGACGTAAGCCTACCGCTACTTGTCCCAGTTACTACCGCCAGTGCAACTATAAAGTAACACGCCGTGGtcgcgcagtggctatggtgatgggctgctaaggaagaggtcgcggcatcgaagcgcggccacggcggccacatttcgatgggggccgaaTGTGAAAAcaaccatgtacttagatttaggtacacgttaaagaaccccagcaggtacaaatttccggggtccctccctacggcgcgcctcataatcagatcgtggtttaggATGCGAAACACTTGAAATtagctttttttaaatgtaaagCAG contains:
- the LOC139051084 gene encoding tenascin-R-like, producing the protein MDYQRCLVQLMFVFGVTGAIAQDTEALTDTTPTGVTEALEESLHSSPSENDVKLFTNLEQKVTNGVVLDIKWDAPGGVTQAYTYALICRHNESGYEREFKGPAPSGHLTVSLHKPLTTFECSITAVRTDESGVAVNGPSTTFSVSTGEIVPPTNVTLLQRTSTSLTYSWSVDTTPGAWKISAKIIGDTECEIDDTDEHGESQEKVVVHVFTDLAPASDYNVSIRNCHDVFCSKPTFVIGTTDLPGPVTGLKQKIVNGTLLDLSWDAPDGCKDFDGYTVKCRGLSTGQESSKDVDSETQVLLALRKPKETFECSLQPFVLNSADQRINATALDFQVSSEGLFPPKNVQLMERAGTSLTFSWSIDSDAATWKLTAAPLTPEGVKQADIQVSGESAGERVVHNVTNLAPWTKYNVSIVNCDVSYCSDPAVVTESTDVAAPSNARNLSCVIENDVNVLFTWDRPAEPNGPVEGYSIRLYNQDREETNLFSVPGNATSITLNLSNEFNHFSTLLKAYNVDQSGETLYGPETEVVFMTLGKGPAPPRPKAAEVTDHGVQLSWEWPQDPRYHITHFVVKVDGQLTLSTNERQLVLDNLDAWKHYEIHVAACVNETTCGQERTVQFHTDFAAPSEPLNLTVDSAGTRWLLARWEPPDVLGGPLSGYNVSFNDGTTNFEATTNELSYNYTEATPGTRYEVSVYAFNEVDGVVKRGPTASQHNFQEDDPLYTAGLSTTRTLLASLAAVTLVLIVVAVILHKKCAASWDLKAEKNVRLEEKRRRPYMNRLRE